ATTTGTAAAGGAACTAGAGTGTTCATAAACACATGGAGCATAGGGAGAGACCCTTCACTATGGGATGCACCAGAAGAGTTCAACCCAGAGAGGTTCTTAGGGAAGGCAATTGATGTGAAGGGTCAGAATTTTGAGCTGCTGCCATTTGGCTCAGGAAGGAGGATGTGCCCTGGTTATGGCCTTGGACTAAAAATGATTAGGTGCAGCTTGGCTAACATGTTACATGGGTTTAATTGGAAATTGCCTGAGAATATGAAACCAGAAGATTTGTGCATGGAGGAAGTTGCTGGATTGTCAACACCAAGGAAGTTCCCTCTTGTTGCAGTCATGGAGCCTCGGCTCCCAATCCATCTTTATTGATCATATCATATGTGAATCTGCGATGTTGATGCTAcggttgttttttctttttcttttttgctgtCTCTgtacaaatgaaaaaaaaaaaaaaaaaaaaaaccttcttGACCCAATCTGGATGTGTGTATTTTATTCAGAAAAGTTGGGTACCCCTGGAACATGCGtgcaattttataaacatccCATCCCATGCATCCATTTAAGCAAAGTTGAAATAGTTTTATGGAGAAATTAACATTAAGATGGAGATTAGCACATGCAGATTGATTGAATTTTGATGCTATTGAAATTAGCGTTATTTTGTTATTGCCAATACAGATTGATTAAATTTTGGTGCTATTGAAGCTTTAGGAAACACTAGTGATCCAAGTTGCAACCTCTCTTCGATGTTGCATCTGTCTTTTTTTACCTTAGATTTTTGAAGTCAACAATAGACAATATCAGAGTGCATTAGTCTATTAACATATCTGATAGAGTTGTTGAATTTGGGTTGGCACATAAATGTATACTCACCTATGTTAATGTTGACCTCATAGGTTAAGTTAATTCGACAATCACTAAGCAAAAACTCGGAAAACAGAACAATAATATTCAACGACtacattatttataaaaagaaaattcaaagaattTAACCAATTAACTCTTGATTCGGTAATATTTTTCCCTCTTGTTGCAGTCATGGGCCTCGGCTCCCAATCCATCTTTATTGATCATATCATATGTGAATCTGCAATGTTTTGCtacagtttttttctttttctttctgcttTCTCtgtacaataaataaaaaacttctTGACAAAATCTGGAAGTTGGGTACCCGTGGAATATGCAtgcaattttataaacatccCATCCCATGCATCCAtgcaattttataaacatccCATCCAATTTACCAAATATCGACAAGATAACAACTAAATTAACATACGAATTCAGTGTTTAATTAAAGAAGATCATGCTAAGAAGACCATATTTTATATACCACTCTTACTTTTATTAAAATGCTGTGCACAAAGTCGTCTCTCTAGCATTTGTTTGAAGCCATAATAACTGCAATTTCctacatgtgtgtgtgtgtgtctctTTCTTTGTGCATGTATTATTAATATGAAAGGTTGGCTTTTATAGGCTCCATATGAACCTAGGCACCATATGGAACTTTGCATCAAAGCCCTCTGCAATGATGATGTAACTGGTGGCTTTAAAATAGGAAGGGATGTAGACATGTTGGAATAGAGGACTTTGTCTTGATGATGACAGTCAGGCTTATACACCAAATCATAATGAACTACCACACCAAGATCCACCGCTCGGACATAGAGTAGAATGTTGTTGCAACTGGTTGATGCTGCAAGCTGTGGATGGCGTGATGCTAATGGAATGCTAAGCAAGGCAACTATAGAAACCAAAATACTCCCCAAGATTAATGAAAAACTTAGGTGTCACAAAACCTATTCTCAATACTAGAGTAGGTTGAAGTACTTTAAAAGAGAACACCCAAAAATATTCACAGCTTCTCCGTCACAGCTCTAGGTCTGGGTGAGATCCAACCACAAAGAAATTCACTGTTCCTGAAGAAGTTTAGAAAGACTACTTTAAGGTTAGgttattaaattttctttaaataattcTGTTTGGTAACTTGAATACATAATTCTggttattgtttttgttgtagtCCAACCCAAAAGACACAAGtattcaaaaaaaaacttgtgaGGACTATGAGGATCTGCAAATTGTAATTAGGAATGCAACTGCTATTGGAAGAAACTCATTAGGATTGGGTGATGATACTGCTGCAAGAACTTTTAGGGTGGAAGATAGACATGTTGGAATAGAGGACTTTGTCTTTGATGATGACAGTCAGGCTTTTATACCAAATCATAATGAACTACCACACCAAGATCCACCGCTCGGacattcttcttcatcattccCCTTTCAGGCTACTAATTGTGAAGGTCCCTCAGAAAGCTCAAGCCAGAGAAAACGAACTAGAACAGATTTGGAAGGGAATGCTATCTCAAATGAGACCACCCAGCATGCTATAGGAAGAATTAGCCTCAATTGCCACTGACTTCCGGGGAGTCCATAACCTATTggcaaaaagggaaaaagagagagagccgTAGAGTTATATGTGGGATGCCATTAAAGAGACCCCAAATTTGGATGAACGTGCTCGTTATAAAGCGCTCTCCTTGTTGAATACTAACGCAAAAAATGATGCATTTTTGAAAATGTCTCCTGAGAAGCGCTCAAATTGGATATCCTACAATTTGGAATgagtgggtttttttttttttgagagtTTTTGGGAATGACTAGTTTGTTTGGAATGATTGGGGATTTTTGGTATTGTTTTTTGGATGATATTTGgattatttgttttgtttatcaaACATTGTTGTTTATGTTTAATACTTTATTGGTTATTAAATAGTTGATGATGAATTCACCCacttcttttgcttttatgAATCctgtttgtaatttgtttattaattatgtttgtattttgtttattaattatgtttgtgactttattattaattatgtttgtaatttgtttattaattatgGTTGTGactttattattaattatgtttgcaattttttttatcattttatttaggcggtatcaatatatatatatatatatatatatatatataatggagGTAGAAGAAATTGAGAGGCAATAAATTGAGGAGGATGAAGAAATTTATGAAACAATTTGGAATTTATTAATGGCGATTTATGCAGTAGCTCATGCATTGAATGACATTATGATGCAGAGTGAAGAAATTGAGCGTCCATTAACTCTACGACCAATTACTATGAAAGgatataattatatacatCATGTATTGAATGACGATCCAGAGCATTTTCGAGAAAGGTATAGAATGTATCCTGATGTGTTTCGAAAGTTATGCAgtattattagagaaaaaacaCTCTTACAAGATACAAGATTCACTTGTGTAGAAGAAATGGTTGCGACCTTTTTGCTTATTGTGGGTCAAAATAAGAGATAGTGTCTAGTACGTGATACATTTGGCGGATAGCACTTCACTGCTAGTAAAAAGTTTAACAAAGTTTTAAAGGCCTTGAACACAATAGCACCGGAGATGCTAATCAAACTTGGATTAGCAGTACCATCAAAAATAAGGATAAGTACAAGGTTTTACCCATACTTGAAGGTAAATGTGTTATCTAGTGCaacttattttattcaatttgtttatgtttaaTAATATCTTTTAAACTTTTGAGTTTATTTCAGGATTGTATCGGAACTATTGACGGCACACATATTCCAACAATGGTAATGAGACGCGACGTAAGCAGCTATCATAATCGTCACGGTACGATATCACAAAATGTATTCGCAGCTTGTAACTTTGATTTGgaattcatatatattattagtgGGTGGGAGGGCTCAGCTCATGATTCAAGAGTACTACAAGATGCTTTAACAAGGAGGAATGGACTTAAAGTACCACAAggtatttttaaattttcaattttttcttatagCTTACATTAGCTCATATATTGGATACTAACATATGTGTAATCTATTATCAGGTAAATTTTTCTTAGTGGATTGTGGATTTCCAAATCGAAGCCAATTTTTGGCTCCATTTTGAGGTGTTCGATATCATCTCCAAGAGTTTGGTGGTCAAGGTCGTGGAGTTGTTCAATCTCCGTCATTCGTTCTTGAGGAATGTCATTGAGAGGATATTTGGTATATTTCAGTCACGATTTACAATTTTCAAGTCTGCACCTTCATTCCCATATGCTACACAAACAGAGATAGTGTTAGCTTGTGTAGGACTACacaattttctttgaaaagaGTGTAGATCTGACGAATTTCCTATTGAATTGGAGGACgaatcttcttcatcttcatcgtTACCGGTTAATGTAGGGGATCCTGAACTAGTTTTCCAAACACAAGAACAGAAACGACAAAATGCTAATGAATGGAGAGTTGGTATATCTTTGGATATGCGGAGAGATGTTGGGCACAATGAAAACAATGAGAATCAAGGATAATGAATGAACGTTAAGTATTTTTCTTaaagttttctttcaaatttgtaatacatttgTCACTATATTTCTTATGAATTTAGCTTTTTgttaaacataattttatttcatgttgTTGAAGGAAAGGatgttatgaatttggttttttatttcatgttgAGCAcgtcttttgttttgtttttttcaagtttgataGTGAAAGGTCTGTTGAAACTGTTAAATTTAGCAGACAAACAATGGCATATATTTTCGATAAGCAACATCcattattcaaaaaaatttattgtaATGAATGAACGTTAAGTATTTTTCTTaaagttttctttcaaatttgtaatacatttgTCACTATATTTCTTATGAATTTAGCTTTTTgttaaacataattttatttcatgttgTTAAGGAAAGGatgttatgaatttggttttttatttcatgttgAGCAcgtcttttgttttgtttttttcaagtttgataGTGAAAGGTCTGTTGAATCTGTTGAATTTAGCAGACAAACAATGGCATATATTTTCGATAAGCAACATCcattattcaaaaaattttattgtaatgAATGAACGTTAAGTATTTTTCTTaaagttttctttcaaatttgtaatacatttgTCACTATATTTCTTATGAATTTAGCTTTTTgttaaacataattttatttcatgttgTTGAAGGAAAGGatgttatgaatttggttttttatttcatgttgAGCAcgtcttttgttttgtttttttcaagtttgagAGTGAAAGGTCTGTTGAATCTGTTGAATTTAGCAGACAAACAATGGCATATATTTTCGATAAGCAACATCcattattcaaaaaattttattgtaatgAATGAACGTTAAGTATTTTTCTTaaagttttctttcaaatttgtaatacatttgTCACTATATTTCTTATGAATTTAGCTTTTTgttaaacataattttatttcatgttgTTGAAGGAAAGGatgttatgaatttggttttttatttcatgttgAGCAcgtcttttgttttgtttttttttcaagtttgataGTGAAAGGTCTGTTGAATCTGTTGAATTTAGCAGTGCTTGGATTCTCTTTTCTGTCGGcaggtttgttttttatttggacAAACTTGGGTTAGAAATAGCGTCGATGCATTGCTTGCAACACTGGCTTTGACAAGGATGGGGATAAAGTGAAATATACTGTCTACATTCAATGTGTAAATATATCCACATTCAAAGTATGGAATAAAAGCCATACAAATCTTATGAAAgtttattgaaaaattatacagAAGTCTTCTAAAAGTCTATCAAGTTCTATACAAATTCTAAAGTTCCATCAAGTTCTATGAAAGCTGGCACttaaacaaaatctttttaaacGCTCTGGAATCGTAAGTGTGaagtttaaatagaaaaactctttccttttataaaagaaaaacatttatAAAGAGATTAATGTGTAAATACACATGCATATGGTTTCACTAGAACCCAGTTATAACGAGATTCTTTAGTAGACACTAATCAAACTACCTACTTGCTAGCTTCAACTATAAATTACCTGCAAGATCAGTCACCATTACAGCCACAACTCACATATTAATGGAGGCTTTTTCGTGGACTGTTATAACCCTTGCACTGGTAGCTTCTGTGGCCCTTCTCTCCAAAATTCTCTTTCCCAAACGCCGAAACCTTCCACCAGGCCCCAAACCATGGCCTATAATTGGCAATCTCAACCTCATTGGTCGTCTGCCGAATCAATCCTTTCACAAATTGTCCCAAACTTATGGACCAATAATGCAGCTCAAATTTGGCTCCTACCCAGTTGTAATTGCCTCATCTCCAGAAATGGCAAAACAATTTTTAAAGACACATGATCACATCTTTGCCTCTAGGCCTCAAACTGCAGTAGGCAAGTACCTCACTTATGGCTACCTCAATGTCACTTGGGCACCTTATGGTCCTTATTGGCGTCAAGCCCGCAAACTTTTTCTGACGGAGCTGTTTAGCTCGAAAAAATTAGAGTCTTTTCAATACATTCGGGTTGAGGAAAATCGTGCTTTTATTTCGCGACTCTATGCCTTGTCAGGGAAGGCAGTTGTGCTCAAAGAGCATCTGTCACGCCTTACTCTTAGCATTATGAGCAGAATTGTGTTCGGGAAGGAGTATTTTGGCATGTCCAAATTTGAGAGTTCGATAATGTCATTCAAAGAATTTCAGGACACATCAGATGAGTTGTTCTTGCTTAGCGGGGTATTCAACATAGGGGATTGGATACCCTGGCTTAATTTTTTGGACTTGCAAGGGTATGTAAAGCGAATGAAGGCCTTAACGAAAAAAGTGGACCGCTTTTATGAGTTTGTGCTTGATGAACACAAGGCAAGGAAGGAAGGAGTGGAGAAATTTGTGGCAGAGGACATGGTGGATTTACTGTTGCGGCTGGCTGATGACCCTAATGATCTTGAAGTTAAGCTCACTTATGACAGTGTCAGGGCACTCACTCAGGTATGTGCttcttaaatttattatttattttcttatttattctTAAATTTCCGAAAATTAAGGTAATGTTCTATGGCTAAACTTATGTTGTCAGACTGTGAATATATACAAATGTACCACACAGTGGTCcgttaaaacaaaaatgttcTCCTAATAAGATATGTAAAAGACACAGCATAAAGatataaacaaaattgatCCATTTTGTTCATTCAAATTAAAACCAGGACTTGATAACTGGAGGCAGTGATACGTCTGCAAACACTTTGGAGTGGACAATGTCTGAACTCATAAAACAAccaaacctcataaaaaaggCAACAGAAGAGCTTGACAGAGTGATTGGGAAGGAGAGATGGGTGGAAGAGAAAGACCTCGAGAACCTTCCTTATATCGATGCAATTATGAAAGAGACCATGAGGAAGCACCCTGTAGTGGCAATGCTACCACCACGTCTAGCTCTTGAAGATTGCAATGTGGCAGGCTATGATATTTGCAAAGGAACTATAGTGTTTGTGAACACATGGAGCATGGGGAGAGATCCCACGCTGTGGGATGCACCGGATGACTTTAGGCCTGAGAGGTTCTTAGGGAAAGCAATTGATGTGAAGGGACAGAGTTTTGAGTTCTTGCCATTTGGCTCAGGAAGGAGGATGTGCCCTGGTTATAGTCTTGGACTGAAAGTGATAAGGTCTTGCTTGGCCAACATGTTACATGGGTTCAATTGGAAATTGCCTGAGAATATGAAAACAGAAGATTTGGACATGGAGGAGGTTTATGGATTGATAACACCTCGGAAGTTCCCAATTCTTGCAATAGTCGAACCTCGGCTACCAATCCATCTTTACTAATTATATTTGAATCTGCTGGTGTCCCtgcttaaatttttcttttctttttcatctatTTAGTGAGTGTCtcccaatatatatattttgatcCAATTCTCAGTAAAATAGAACTAGTCATACTGAATAAAACTCTGTACGAATGTTTGTTATGATAAGTTGGACTGCTTTGTTGATTGTGTAGTCTCTGCACTCTGCATTATGCCTCTTCCCTTAGAATGAGTTAGATTAATTTCATCAAAAATTATGAACTTATGTTCCGAGATAAGGAGAGGTATCGATATATGTGGTGTGCATGGGTGCGTGATCATGGGTTGTTGGACTAATCAACTAGCTTCCGCCCTACAATGTTCGTTTTTGAGTCCAAGATGATTGCCAATGCCAGATCTGGTGTGACAATTTTTATCATATATCAAAGTGTGGAAATCATGCAGGTTGTCACATATCAGTTAGGtagccaaaagaaaatttatgatACTCCGTCCGTATAGTTCCCTTCAATTATTTCTGTCGTGTAAAGTGTGTTTCATGTTGCAAATGAGCCCTGAGCACTGTACAATACctgaacaaataaaacaaaccacagCTCATTATGGAACCCCACATATGCTATAGTTATGAGAATAGACAAGGACATAGCCGCTAGTAGACAGAATGCTAGGGCCAATTTTTCAAATTGATTGAATGGTGCTGAATCTGATGCTTTTGAAGTTTACGAAACACACAAGTAAAAGTAATGCAACCTCTGTACCATCATGTCACATTTGCTTTTCCTTAGATTTATTTATATCTCAGTCCCCCGTTAGATCTCAGTCCTTAGATTTATCACTTATTAGTTTCCATTGTGGAAGACAATTTTTTACGAAGAATTCGCCATGATATATATGATATCCATGTATAATATCATGAAAAATGGATACAAATTTTTGGCTGCTACTTAGTATCGGCAATAGGTCTGAAAAAGtaactaaaaatataaaatatagatATTTGTATCCTGTCGAAGTAAGGAACTATGGCATATATGTTTGGAATATATTCCATTTTGAGAGAGTTGTTAGCAAAACAAGACCTTATCACATTCTTAGGTAATTTATAGTTGAAGTAGGTATGAGCGTTATGATATTTATTAaccccttttttatttgattcagTGAGACAGGAATTACTTGAGTTAAGTCATCATCATTAATCAATGAAAAGATATCCCCAAAACCTTTGCTGGACTTTGGCCTCGTTTTGGTGCCTGCGATAAGTAGTAGGATTGGATTAGCTTAATCCAATACAATATTTGGTGATTAAAAATGAATGTGGATATGGGATAAAAGATAATCCCACCATAATCCCATCATGTGCATTTTTGTAGAATAACTATCCTACCAAGAAGGTTCATAAATCCATTACTCCACCCCTTGACCTTGGACCCAAGACCCGGTAGCACGACACAAACCCGGGATATACTAGTGCCAATGAAGGATACTTATAACTGCGCATGTGGAATTTAGGGTGTTACTCTTATACCATTGTTGGGTCGTAGGTGCATAAGTGACATTGAGGTAGCCATAATTGAGGTATTTGCCTGCTGCAGTTTGAGGCCTAGAGGCAAAGATGTGATCATGCGTCTTTAAAAATTGCTTTGCCATTTCTGGAGATGAGGCAACTACAACTGGGCAGGAGCCCAGCTTAACCTGCATTATTTTGGTCCATAAGTTTGGGACAACTTGTGAGCGGATTGATGAGGCAGAGGACCAACGAGGTTGAGGTTGCCAATTATAGGCCATGGTTTGGGACCTGTTGAATCTGATATTTCTATCATTACTCAAAGTGTGAAAAGCAGGCAAATTAATTAGCACAGATGCCCCACGCCACACATGTTGCCATTATGTTCTCTACCCTAGCTCTTGAATTCATGGTGGGATGGTTGGTAAAACGAATTACAACTTATTGAGTAGAACTAGTTATATTTTTTGTGAAAGAACTTgatcaaaatatatattggcaGACTACATAGATGgaactaaaaagaaatttaaagcTGGCACAATTCACATatagttattttattttattttttctattgcTGATACAGGCAATATGTTGATGACTGGGGATTCGAACATAGGACCTTGGGTGCAAGCCGTAGATTCACATATAGTTAATAAAGATGGATTGGCAGCCGAGGTTCTGTGACTGCAACAAGTGGGAACTTCCGAGGTGTGACCAATCCATAAACCTCCTCCATGCCCAAATCTTCAACTTTCACATTTTCAGGCAGTTTCCAGTTAAACCCATGTAACATGTTAGCCAAACAAGACCCTATCATTTTCAGTCCAAGACTATAACCAGGGCACATCCTCCTTCCTGAACCAAATGGCAAGAACTCAAAACTCTGTCCCTTCACATCAATTGCCTTCCCTAAGAACCTCTCAGGCCTAAACTCATCTGGTGCATCCCACAGTGTGGGGTCTCTGCCCATGCTCCATAGGTTCACAAACACTAAAGTCCCTTTACAAACATCATAACCTGCCACATTGCAATCTTCAAGAGCTAGATGTGGTGGTAGCATTACAACCACAGGGTGCTTCCTCATGGTCTCTTTCATAATTGCATCTATATAAGGAAGGTTTTCGAGGTCTTTCTCTTCTACCCATCTCTCCTTCCTAATCACTCTGTCAAGCTCTTCTGTCGCCTTTTCGATCAGGTTTGGCTGTTCTATGAGCTCAGACATTGCCCATTCCAAAAGGGAAGCAGAGGTATCAGTGCCCCCAGCTATCAAGTCCTGATTTTAATTTGgatgaacaaaattaataagcCACATGATTCATGAACAATTTTGTGTAAAGCTTTATGCTGTGTTTTTCTACGTAAGTTTTTATGTAGAAATGGTCTCTTGCCAGACTGCATAACGTGCGGTCCAAATTCGAAGTATGGCAAAAGAACATTGCAGTAATCTTAGGAAATTTAATAATGGAATGATTTTGGAAGCATATACCTGAGTGAATGCCTTGATACTGTCATAGGTGAGCTTAACTTCAAGATCCTTAGGATCATCAACCAGCTGCAGTAGTAAATCCACCATGTCCTTTGCCACAAACTCCTTCACTCCTTCCTTCCTGGCCTTGTGTTCATGGAGCACAAACTCATAAAACCGgtccatttttttctctaaggCCTTCATTCGCTTTACATAACCTTGCAAGTCCAAAAAATCAAGCCATGGTATCCAATCTCCTATATTGGATGCCCCATTAAGCAAGAAAAACTCATCTAACATGTCCTGAAATTCTTTGAGTGACATTATTGAACTCTCGAATTCGGTCAAGCTAAAATACTCCTTCCCCAACACAATTCTGCTCGTAATGCTAAGAGTTAGGCGTGACACATGCTCTTTGAGAACAACTGCCGTCCCCGACAAGGCATATAGTCGTGAAACAAAAGCACGATTTTCCTCAACCCGAATGTATCGAAAAGACTCTAGTCTTTTGGAGCTAAACAGCTCCGTGAGAAAAATTTTGCGGCCTTGACGCCAATATGGACCATAAGGTGCCCAGGAGACGTCGAGGTAGTCATAAGTGAGGTACTTGCCTGCAGCAGTTTGAGGCCTAGAGGCAAAGATGTGATCATGTGTCTTTAAAAATTGTTTTGCCATTTCTGGAGATGAGGCAACAACAACTGGGTAGGAGCCAAACTTAAGCTGCATTATTGGTCCATAAGTTTGGGACAATTTGTGAAGGGATTGATGAGGCAGAGGACCAAGGAGATTGAGGTTGCCAATTATAGGCCATGGTTTTGGACCtggtggaagttttgggcgtTTGGCAAATAGAATTTTGGAGAGAAGGGCCAGAGCGGCTAGCAATGCAAGGGCTAAAACagccaaagaagaagaagcctcCATTGTGTGAAAGTTGAGTAGTGCAGTGTTGACTGGTATTGCTTGTAATTTGTAGTTGGAGGAGCGAGGAGGAGGCATGTGGGCTATGATATTTcttaagtttttttgtttgctttagTGAGACAAGATTGATTTGAGTTATTGAAGAGATCATCAtcagtattaaaaaaatatatatatattatcctCCAAAACAGAGGAGGTGGGGGCACAAGAGAGCTCCAATAAGAATTTAAGAATTGGCTACgtgtacagccgcgcggccatactctttaaatatatttttttgtttacgtagtacagccgtgcggctatacgctttaaatatattttttatttgagtacagccgcgcggctctactctttaaatatatatatatatatatatatatatatttatttatttaactcAAATAAAACATTCAAAGCAGGAAGGAAAATAAAGCAGAAACAAATATATTAGCAAAATTGAAATAGCAACATGTATCTGTTTTTAGATGCCTTTTTATCTAATTACAGGCCTTGCTACCCTTCATGAGAGAGCTCGAGCAGTTTACCTCCTCAGAGCAAATACATTTGGCGTGCACTTTCTAATCATGCACACTACAATAAAGCATTATTTTTGCTCAACTTAATTCGTTATTCGCACACACTAAAATTCtatcaagttttattttttgttttgtttttggttataCCAAGACACTGTTGAAAGCTGTTCAGATGCTCATCTTAGCTACGATGTTGAGGAGTAGCTCAACTAGTTCTTTTATTGTCTATCAAAgaaatgttttattttgtactCTTCTCCAaagaaatgttttttttagtatCGTCATACTTAGAAAATATTTTCAGATGAAATTCCacaaacataattttatttttcttttcttattagCATTTTaggtttaattttgtttaatcCTGGCCCTTAACCTActattaaacaaataaacagcTAGCCCAAGGCCCAAAAGGCTTGATTATCCAATATTTTTGGTCCAATGATTATCTAAATATTATTGTACACAACTTAATATTAGTTAAAATTACATAACTTAAGCCATGGAAAACCCATTTATAACGAGATTAATGTGTGCATAAAATATACACACCAGAACCCCAAAGTAGAAATGGATGGTGAAGTGTCAGCACATAAGAGGAACACGAATGCCTGCAAAGATTTTGGGAGGATCTAAGAGTAGGGATTTTTCAAAACTGATATTGATCTCCACTAATTTAACCCAAGTGATTCCACTGTAGACactaattaaacaacataATGATATTATTAAGACTGGAAAAAATGATTAAGAAATATCAAACCACTAcaactaaagaaataaagagaaataCCTGGCTACTGCTACAACCACTCATGTATTGCTGCAACTTTCTTAAATTCTTCAagaatgatttttcttttgtgtggttaattttgtcttgacataattttttatattttataacttcgtgatttttttttccgaaCTTTTTAAcctaaacaaattaaattccacaaacataattttatttttcttttctttttagcaTTGAaggtttaattttgtttaatcCTGGCCCTTAACCTACTACTAGCCTCTCTGCATGCGCTTACGCACTTGctagaggttttttttaaaaaaaattaaattaaatttattttagaattttatatatatatatatatatatatgggggCGGATCCATGGCACTAAATTTTTGACACAAGTTTTGACACAATTTTTAGGCCATTAGATTACTCCGCTTTTAATGGTTAAGATTAAATATTACATGGCaagtagttttaatttttttaaatagacaatcattaattttattctctttcataaaaataaaaggaaatttttctctctccaacCTTTTTGCTGGAAGACATAATCTCTCATGCCTCtttaatctcaaatatttattagaatataataaataaagaatctCACCAAAAACTAAATACCCAAACCCCACATTCGCAtgcccctctctctctctctctctctctctctctctctctcttatcaGAAAAATGAACTTTCATAAAAGTCACCCGTGggcaaaaacccaaaaccaacaACCAAACATACATAGG
Above is a genomic segment from Prunus dulcis chromosome 7, ALMONDv2, whole genome shotgun sequence containing:
- the LOC117634568 gene encoding trimethyltridecatetraene synthase-like, producing the protein MEAFSWTVITLALVASVALLSKILFPKRRNLPPGPKPWPIIGNLNLIGRLPNQSFHKLSQTYGPIMQLKFGSYPVVIASSPEMAKQFLKTHDHIFASRPQTAVGKYLTYGYLNVTWAPYGPYWRQARKLFLTELFSSKKLESFQYIRVEENRAFISRLYALSGKAVVLKEHLSRLTLSIMSRIVFGKEYFGMSKFESSIMSFKEFQDTSDELFLLSGVFNIGDWIPWLNFLDLQGYVKRMKALTKKVDRFYEFVLDEHKARKEGVEKFVAEDMVDLLLRLADDPNDLEVKLTYDSVRALTQDLITGGSDTSANTLEWTMSELIKQPNLIKKATEELDRVIGKERWVEEKDLENLPYIDAIMKETMRKHPVVAMLPPRLALEDCNVAGYDICKGTIVFVNTWSMGRDPTLWDAPDDFRPERFLGKAIDVKGQSFEFLPFGSGRRMCPGYSLGLKVIRSCLANMLHGFNWKLPENMKTEDLDMEEVYGLITPRKFPILAIVEPRLPIHLY
- the LOC117634428 gene encoding trimethyltridecatetraene synthase-like — protein: MEASSSLAVLALALLAALALLSKILFAKRPKLPPGPKPWPIIGNLNLLGPLPHQSLHKLSQTYGPIMQLKFGSYPVVVASSPEMAKQFLKTHDHIFASRPQTAAGKYLTYDYLDVSWAPYGPYWRQGRKIFLTELFSSKRLESFRYIRVEENRAFVSRLYALSGTAVVLKEHVSRLTLSITSRIVLGKEYFSLTEFESSIMSLKEFQDMLDEFFLLNGASNIGDWIPWLDFLDLQGYVKRMKALEKKMDRFYEFVLHEHKARKEGVKEFVAKDMVDLLLQLVDDPKDLEVKLTYDSIKAFTQDLIAGGTDTSASLLEWAMSELIEQPNLIEKATEELDRVIRKERWVEEKDLENLPYIDAIMKETMRKHPVVVMLPPHLALEDCNVAGYDVCKGTLVFVNLWSMGRDPTLWDAPDEFRPERFLGKAIDVKGQSFEFLPFGSGRRMCPGYSLGLKMIGSCLANMLHGFNWKLPENVKVEDLGMEEVYGLVTPRKFPLVAVTEPRLPIHLY